In Phragmites australis chromosome 18, lpPhrAust1.1, whole genome shotgun sequence, the genomic window CTCTAATGTAACAAGAGCTAGTTTTCTTGCTTTGCATTCGACCAATCTAGTGCACAATTGTAGCACAACCAGTCTGCTTTGAGGAGGTGACCATGAATGCATCAAGCGTGGTTCACTTCTATAGCACTCCAATAATGGCTTCAATTGGAACACCTCACAACTAATAGTCAAGAGTCCACCACCATGCTTCTGCTGTAATATTGTTAGAAATCGAAGCATCAATTAGCCAAGATTTTGACCGGATACGAAATCACTTGTGCTCgatctagtggtatttttatGGGGATTCTTTTTATCGTTGTAGGATCCCTATTCAAGATTACTGCAAAGCAACAAATTTGCTTCTTACGAAAACCTTGCTTTTATCACCCAATTTTACACAGCTAGATAGGAAGCCGCTCACAGGGACTTCTTTTCATCCGCAATGAAGCTTATACCGCCACTTGGTCAGTAAGGcctaattaaaaaaaagatcaatCACTCCCTTCCCTACTTCAATGGAAAAGGGGGAATCACCCTTTCACAGCCTCCCCTCCACAAAATTTATACCTATCCTTTTGCCTAAGATGATCACGAACGAAGCAAGAGATGAATAGATAGGACTGAGCTGATAGCAGGACTAGTTACGATGATGAGGCAGAGAGGCAAAAAAAACCTTCGGGATGGATCAGGAAAAGTGACCCCCGGCTCAGCCCACGACTCCCATCCCTTTGCATAAGTGACTCCCTTCCCGCTTTTTTCCCATAATGAATTCACCCGACATGACGAATCCTGCCCTCTTGTCTTTCTTTCTCATTGAATGAACCACTGCCTGGGACGCCCTATGTCTATGAATTCAATGATTTAAGGGCCCCTAGCTATTATTTAGAGATGCTCTTACAGAATCCCATGCTACGGAATGAATCTAGTTACCATCATATTTAGCCCCATAAATATGGACATGGCTTAAGGAAGCTAATTACTCAAGTTCAAGTAGTTTCGGCTAGAGAGATGGGGTAACTGAGCCCTAATGTTAGATCCATTATCTCACAGAGTGTTCATTTTGGTATTTGAGTGTTTTTATTGGGTGATAAAATCTTTCTTTTGATGTCTTGCTAAGTCAATGTTCTGGCAGGAGCGTTCGGTGTCATTCCATCGATTTTTGGATTTCGATTGTATCTAAGCTCCTATTTTATCTATGTTGCTAACTCAATGGTAGATTACTCGGCTTTTAAGTGCCTCAAGAGAAAACCACTGTTTACCAGTTCAACTAAAGAGCTCATTATCTCCATCCCACTTCGAACTCAAAGTGTTAAGCGCAATGGATTTTGCATTTCACCAAAAAGGATGCTAAATGTCTAATATCTTTTCCTATTGGTAGTCATGATGTTAAGTTCACaggaaaagaagacaaagaagaagCTACTACTTATATGATTGAGCAAGCTATGGGTTTCCATCATCATTTGGCTTTGCCCTTCCTCCTCGTTTTTCCTTTGAGATTGGCAATCTATCCACTTTTTGACTACTTTTTTAGATTACTAGATTGGCAAATAGTAAAAAACAAGGTACAATCCGAAAACCCAAGTGTGTCTCGTGAAGAGAAGTCTTTTCCGATCTTCCACTAAGGAAGATATCATCATGACAACTAAATTTGCCCCGTAAACTACTCGGGGCTCCCCATGGTTTAGTAAAAGGGAGGGGATAAAGGCAATGTGTGGAACTAGATAAAGTTTGATATGCCACTTCCACTGGAAGGGCAAGAACTAATGCGTATTCTTCCATGGCATATAGATGGTTAACTACTCCAACTTGATGGCTGAGAGAAAAGTGAAATCCTAGCTTTCCCAAGAATTAACTCTTTAATATCCTGCCGTAGGGGGCTCTGCCTGATATGCGAATCAGCTGCCCAACAAAAGCACAAAGCATCTATGTACAAAACCTCTGCAGTTTCGAAAGATTCCTCCACATGACGATGATCCTGGCTGACCTCTCGAGCATCCATCTGTATTGACTTTCATCCATCCAGGCTAATTGGATTTTGTTATATAATAAAAGTGAGGTTTCTGATTAAGTGCtgctgaaaataaaaaaagatacttGTATATTTGTGATGTCCTGTGATGGCATGCGTCATTTCTGGGATTTGCTGGTCTATGATGACCAAGTAGAAGCATCCGTTCCACATAGGTGAGAGCCTGGTCTTGCATAGGcgcaagctcttctcaaaaGAATTTTGTTTATAGGATTTCATCGTCAAATACcgtttattttgttttgaattgaCACAGAGAAATCTTTCTTGTGTTCCCTTAATTCAGGAATAGGTGGCGAAGGCTACAACCCTTAACTGAGGAGACATGTTTGGCTTGGATGATGCCGTTATGCTCCTATTCACTTTTAGAGACCGCTCTAAGTTTGCCGGTTTTGCAGCAACCCCACAAGGAAACTCCGAATACATGCCGTCATCCTTAGTACAGATAGACCTTGCTTTGATTATCGATGACTTTGCTTCTTGCTCAAGTAAGCACCCGACATACCAATTCATTATCCTTGGGGCTCGTCTAGATTCCATTCCCTCGATCCACTCATTTAAATGATGGGATTGGGGCATACCAACCTTCACTTagtctttatttttttatccattCTTTATTACCCCAGAGGGGCCCACGTGAACACCATCCAAAAAGATACATGAAACAGGCTGGAGCTATCTCAAGATTACCTTTTTCTATTTGAATACCATGTTTATCAAATTGTTGAACATGGCCGGTGCATTGGTCAGACCAAATGGCATGACCATGTATTCGAAATGGCCTTGGTGGGTCTTGAATGCAATCTAATACACATCCTTCTCTTCCATCCTGATCTGGTGGTATCCCAAGGCCCATTTTTCAGATAATGGTGGCACCACGCAATTGGTCGAGGAGATCATCTATTAGTGGAATGGGATACCGGTTCTTCATAGTTTGTGTATTGAGAGCTCTATAGTAGAAACAGAGCCTCCAGCTCCTGGACTAGATAGGTTTGGCTTTGATCTGATCAATAGGAATAGGAGGAAGCATTGGAGAGGTACCGAATGACTGAAGAGGGACGGTCTATTCAAGGTTCTAAACTTATAGTGGCAACTAAACACAAGGGTTGCGCTTGTTGCGAGACTTAACCCAACACCTTACGGCACGAGCTGACGACATCCATGCACCACCTGTGTCCGCGTTCCCAAGGGCACCCCTCTCTTTCAAGAGGATTCGCGGCATGTCAAGCCCTGGTAGGTTTTAACAACCTTTGGTGAATAGAATTCCCAATTGCCACAAAGCGGCAGGCGTAAGGGCTTCCCCAATCCCTAAACGACTGAGGATAGTTTTCTCCCCCATTCGAAAGGGTAGGTAAGGACCACAACACCTTTCGAACCACTCAAGGTTTTCGTAAGAAGCAAATTTGTTGCTTCAACCTCTGCCATAAACATTGTTGACCAATGGAACGTTTCGCTAGCGAGCCACCAAGTTTGAGAATAAGGTGGGATGACTCCTTTTATGCAATTATGAATGGAACTTTCTCTATTCCAATGCAACTTATCCTTTTGGTCTGACGTTTGGAGTTGTCGTTCGTGCACTTGTCCCCAATAGAAGAATGAGTGATCCCTTCCCCTGCGGATCATGGCCCGACTTTCTATCCACTCTCAGCCAATCAAGAAGAAGCTAAGAAGATAGAAGACCACTCCcgtttttgtaaaaaaaaatcccaaggCAAGTGCTTGCTTACGCTTTATGTAGTGGTCGGCCTTCCTACCTTCATGCCTCTAGAAGCTTCTATAAAGCTTTGCTTCCGGTAGAAGCTAGTCACTTTAGTAGCTTGCTTTCCAAGCCGCCTATAGGCGAAGGGCCGAAGGATGGAGCATACAAAGTTGATCGTGACCTCCTCTTCTTTGTTTACCTTGAATTGAAATCTTtcgcaatattttttttatacttgCTCATAAGAACCCTAGTCCCATTTAGGCACCTCTTTCTAGGGCAACTAATCCATTCTAACAAAAACTACGAAGTCATAGTCTTTTCATCCAAAAAAGCCTTTCTACTTTACTTAAGCTTTACATTTCTAGACATTCTAGTAGTTCGACTGTGGAATTCATTTGTTTTGGTATTTCTAGAATATGAGTGTGTGACTTGTTATAATTGATCCTATTGATAATACATAGAAAGGGCATGTTATCTCTATCAAGCTAGAGAGAATCATGCCTGAAGTAGAAAGAACCAATTACAAGTGTTCATAGTGGTCTAATAAACCCTGACCATGAAGGTTCCTAGTGTTAGTGTGCTCAGCTAGTGAGGAATGAAAGAGGTTCTAGTGATAGGTGTTTCTATGAGTTAGCATAGCCCCAAAGAAAGTAGTCTGCGATCTCCTTCGAAGTAAGTGAAAGGGTGGAGTGAGCAAACTGGATAGCCCCACAGAGTATCGGCGATGATTTCCCTCATACATCGAATTCAATTgggatgaaattttgagaaGAATTCAGCATAGAAACGACTTTGATCTTCGACAACCGAGGCCTTTGGAAGTGCATGAAATAAGAGATGCGAGCAAGTATTGTGTCTCATTTCTAAATTTCTTCTTAGTTATTCCCATCATCTGGTAACCACAGGATGATCCCAATCTCCTTTTAGTATAGATTTTTTTGGCTTTCTTTCGGCATGAATAGATAGCCACTTAGATAAGAATGATCAAGGCATAGGTCTGCTGACAAGAAATAGGTAGATATGTAGGTAGGATTTTGATGTATCTCCTATTCTCGGTAAAGGAGAAGAAGGCTGAGCTGTTCATCCTAGTCTCCATCCTGAAAATCTTCTAACTCAAATCATTAAGAGCATACTGCGAGTAGGAAGTGGTCGCCAGTCTTAGTTCTTAGAAAATCAAGTAAACCACTGCCTAGGATTTCTTTCTCAGGCTCGCCCCATCCTATAATGTTTCACACACCAGAAAAAACCAGAACGAAGCAAGCTTCATGCGTGGTACCAGATAGATGTCACCCTCTTTGGCTGATATCATGGATGCCACTTCCACTGACAGATTCACCTTCATATATTGCTATATTAGATGCACCTTCAGAGTCTTGGAAATCTCTCAGATTGtcagcaaacacatatcttcgCCTAACACAAAGGATCCATTATGCAAATCATCTCAGATCAATAGGCTCAGTTACGCCACTAAAATCACCAGTAGGAATCCaatgataagatcatcagtgacgggtcgtcctagctagtcattagtgacgggtcaagttgtgacccatcactaatgataaagtcagtcattagtgatgggtcataacttgatccgtcactaatgatccactcattagtgacggatcgtcctataccggttattagtgatggatcaactTGTaattcatcactaatgaccaactccagtcactaatgacggtattcgcaaatattttttatttttattttatttttctcttatttttctctccTCAACAGTATTAGAATatgaactattgtacatttctactcaagtttgatataaggtgtgacggctatggacacaaacgtgcGTTCCAAAAACGCTGCAGAAACTTTCAGGGGCGAGAACTGAATCTTCAAAGCCGTTTTTAGCCTAAAATTTTTTTCGAACCCGACGTCCGTAACCTTTTTTTAGATgtctgtagagtcaaaaaatgtcaaaatcggattccgtatgcaaaagttatgctcgttttaccgaatgcactccgggtcacctatcaaattataactctcgacgaaatttggcaaaattaataattagtgatgggtcatggttatgacgcgtcactaatgactttcagcaaagaaggttaaaagaataaaatatcccgtttctatcacaactacgtgatagcagaggtgatAAGGTGACTACACGCGTGAGGGGGAGGTCGTGGGTTTGATTTCCACGgaacacaaacttgaaaataatgtgaaaaaaatgtGGCTTGTGAGGTATATGGGATgggcctgcgttgggatggcttgagtgaaaaatatttttttcacttttttgtccaaaaaatacgaaaaatattcatcggtcgttaatgacgggtcaagattacaacctattactaatgttcaatcattagtgacgggtcgtagtcttgatcatatcattagtgacgcgataagagtgatgggtacgagacccgtcactaatgccgattatgacctgtcactaataactttttttacatagtgTATCTCTGTTAGGCACACATTTATATGGGTCCTCTAGATCCCTGGCCATCTCAAATttcaaatgatttttttctGTATCTATTTCAAAAATCCGTTTGAACCATCATGTTATTTGAAATTAATGCAACAATATAAGAtcaaatatgataatattatttatttgtttttatatttttaaaaaaataacatttCAAATGTACTAGTCAACATTTTGAATATAATATTtaaacattttcaaaaatattcaaatgaggTTTGAAAAAATGTTGAAGTATTTTTCAAAACTTTCGAATTCATTTTCTCAAATATTTAATCTTGTATTTTCAAAAGTGTTAAAGTAGGTTTTTGAAAAAATGTTGATGTAGGTTTTCCAAACTGCTGAATCTgatcttataaaaaaaatcagcattttAAATGTACTAGTTTTCCAgaatgttaaattattttttgaaaattgaTGGATCTGGTTTTTTAAAATGTTGAATGCACAAAATCTTAAATATATGAATTAATCataaggattaaaaaaaaaaaaggaaagaggaagaggaaaaaaacGAACATTTCCCCCGCGGTGGGCTAACTTGGGCGTCCACCCCGCGTACTTGGGCTGATTCGTTCGCTCCGGTGGTGGCCACAGGCTTGGTGGTCTGTCCAATGGGCTGGCAACTTTAGGCTACCCGATGGATAGGCAATCTCGATCCAACTGTTCATGTAGCTACCTGCTCACGCTTGTTTTATGTTCcccaattaaaaaaaatatgaagtaCCAACACATGATCTCAATATTGAGTACTATGCATAAGCTAGttgatctaaaaattctaaattgaATAGATGGACAGATTATTTATACTTCGACACTCATAACACACTGATCTTGATCTCGAGAAGTTGGGATATACCACCCCGACTCCTTACATTAACTGTGCAAATGCTTCCTGTCAATTGTGCATGCATAAAATACAAACCACCAGACATGAGTACATATCTTCAAGTTTTTTTAGATGGTGGAGTAAGATTATTCTATTAACCTCTGCATAGTAAGATGCACGAGGTCgttcattattacaacgctacCGCTACACCACATTGAAATATGAAAAAGCTCACCCACAATGTATCTGCGTGTCTTGAATCGACCGTTCATACATTAAGAATTCTTATTAGAAGTGTAGACGGGCCTAAACTCGATGCCCTCGATGATGAGCCCGCGCTTAGGGTACCACCCCAGCACCTCGAAGCTGGCCACCACCTCCTGCTCGCCGTCCCTGGCCGCGCTGGTGTACAGCCGCCCTATCTCCATCTCCCACCACCCGTCCTTCCGCTGCTCCGGCCGCCTCGTCCCCTCGCCCCCTCCTACGGTGCCGCCCCTGAACTTGCACGACTCGGCGTCGTCGGGGCGTAGGCACACGGCATGGCGCGCCACGACGCGGCCGCTCACGGCCACCGCAGTCTCCTGGTCTGGGTAGCTCAGGCCGCGGTGGCCCTCCGCGGTGTCGTACACCAGGTACGCCGCATAGGGCGTCGACGGCgtgagcgcggcggcggccgggagcCGGCCGTAGATGTCCAGGCTCGTGCATGTCACCAGCTCGGCCACCTCCGAGAACCTGCATGCATGCCAGTACACATGTTGTTTTGAGTGTATCTTTCTTAATGAATCAACTTGAGATCTAGATCAAATAATCAAATATTCTTGTATAATTAAGCCGTAGTTAAGCTAACAACTCGTGTCAGGATATAAGATTGTTTAAtgatttgtatatttatatatgatcGAAGCAGATGGAAGACAATTGGATCCATCCATTATTCAATGCAGAGACGCGTGTCACGTGAGGACAATTGGGAAGTTAACATGTTGGAGAAAAAGCAGTTCACAATGACTTTCTCTGGTCCCACTTTAACTACAatatctataaatatatattattttaaatagaaatagCTATTTATTATGAAGGTATATAtatttcatgatgaatctagtaacACCAACTTTATATTATCAATTTATATGATTATTGAGCTATTGATGATCAAATTTTAAAAGATTTAACTTATAACAAACCTAAATAGACTTATGTTTAGAATCGAAAGTAGTACGGGATTCATATCTGTCGCCTCAAGATTTCAGCATGCAGTATATAAGGCGAGGTCCCTTCCGTAGAACAGAACTAATCGTcttctttattattattattgttgttttttACGCGAAGAATCGTGACCTGAACACCGTGGCTGATTTGATGTGTGACTAGTCAATTCTCGTAGTAGCTGCATTTACACGGCGCTGCGTGCAATTTTTTTCTACATCTTTTCCTTCGGCTCGTTGAAAATCTTGCGAGCTTTAATTTTGAGTAAAAATTAAACGATTAATTTTGACGTGCGTCAAGAACCGCCTGGTCACAATTCTCTGATCGCTTTGGAAAGATGGGACGTGGAACCAAGTGCGTGCCCGTCCGAATAATCGTCATCCAGAACACAGATTTACAAGAAACAGTTTGATTCTTGTAGATATCAGAGAAAAATCACTCGTTCTTCTAAACTGTTCCTAAGATCGACGAAGGATACCGCAAGATCGCAACCGAGATTAATTGATCCTTTAGCtaatccaacaaaattagaaTCAATATATCGGTCGCCGACAGTGGCGGATATACATGGAGACGTGAGAATCCTCACTCTTGCTGGACGTGATCGAGTACAACTcacaaattttatttcttggaCCTAGATACATCATACATAGGTAGGTTGAATTTGGAGAATGAACAGCTCGATCCGGCGCATGGCGGCATAGTATGTATGCAGGAAAATTGATTAAGTGAACCAAATCTTgctgagaagaagaagaagaagtgaaTTAATTACCTGGAGAGTGAGTGAGGCGTCCACCTCCAGCTGAACTCGCCGTCATCCCACGGCAGGCTGAGCCTCCTCGCCGACAGCGCGTAGCACTTGGCGCCACTCGCCCTCTCCAGCCACACCCTGcagccgccgtcgccgttgaTCGGCACGGCGTTGGAGCCGTCGCAGAGGCGGAGGTAGGCCTCCTTGCTGGTGCTGGTGGTCTTGGATAGGCTCTGTAGGCCTAGGTCCTCGGGGAGGAATCGCCGCCAGACGTGGCCGgagtcggcggcggcgcggaaggTGGGGGAGACGGCGGCGCAGCGGCAGGCGTCCCGCGGGGTGGTGAGCGCGATCGCATGCGCCAGGCAGGCCTGCGGGAGGTCGCCCACCCGTGTCGTGCCCCCCtgatccgccgccgccgtcgacgcCATGCTTCCTGTG contains:
- the LOC133899248 gene encoding F-box protein PP2-B10-like, with the translated sequence MASTAAADQGGTTRVGDLPQACLAHAIALTTPRDACRCAAVSPTFRAAADSGHVWRRFLPEDLGLQSLSKTTSTSKEAYLRLCDGSNAVPINGDGGCRVWLERASGAKCYALSARRLSLPWDDGEFSWRWTPHSLSRFSEVAELVTCTSLDIYGRLPAAAALTPSTPYAAYLVYDTAEGHRGLSYPDQETAVAVSGRVVARHAVCLRPDDAESCKFRGGTVGGGEGTRRPEQRKDGWWEMEIGRLYTSAARDGEQEVVASFEVLGWYPKRGLIIEGIEFRPVYTSNKNS